A window of the Thermoleophilia bacterium SCSIO 60948 genome harbors these coding sequences:
- the purF gene encoding amidophosphoribosyltransferase, translated as MSTEERPGVAARSDVPERDGPRDECGVFGVYAPGREPARLAYFALYALQHRGQESAGIATCEGGHITALKDAGLVSQVFDEQKLRALDGDMAIGHVRYSTTGGGSWENSQPVWRDDGRELALAHNGNLTNAVELYNELREQGIEFRGTSDSEIIAALLSIEPERPIENAVAAVMPRLRGAYSTVVMTKRAVVAFRDPHGVRPLAIGKLGDRYCVASESCAFDIIGAEFLREVLPGELVALTERGIETRQVVASEQPAHCVFEHIYFSRPDTRLEGKVLQQVRGRMGEILHREAPVDADLVIAVPDSGNAAANGYARAAGLPKDDGLIKNRYVQRTFIQPGQELRKHGLRMKFNPLPEIVGDQRVVVVDDSIVRGNTTRQIIGMLRNAGAKEVHLRISAPPIRNPCHYGVDMSTREEMIAHERTVEEIATELGADSLAYISLDGVYEAVGTPRELHCDACFSGEYPLGDPSGGHEGKFALETIATIPVSS; from the coding sequence GTGTCGACCGAAGAGCGGCCAGGGGTTGCCGCCCGATCCGACGTTCCAGAACGCGATGGCCCGCGCGACGAGTGCGGGGTGTTCGGCGTATACGCCCCCGGCCGCGAGCCGGCCCGCCTCGCCTACTTCGCGCTCTACGCACTCCAGCATCGCGGCCAGGAGTCGGCCGGCATCGCGACCTGCGAAGGCGGTCACATCACCGCGCTCAAGGACGCCGGCCTGGTCAGCCAGGTCTTCGACGAGCAGAAGCTGCGGGCGCTCGACGGCGACATGGCGATCGGCCACGTCCGCTACTCGACGACCGGCGGTGGGTCGTGGGAGAACTCGCAGCCCGTCTGGCGCGACGACGGCCGTGAGCTCGCGCTCGCCCACAACGGCAACCTGACCAACGCCGTCGAGCTCTACAACGAGCTCCGCGAGCAGGGGATCGAATTCCGTGGCACCTCCGACTCGGAGATCATCGCCGCGCTGCTCTCGATCGAGCCCGAGCGGCCGATCGAGAACGCCGTCGCCGCGGTCATGCCGCGCCTGCGCGGCGCCTACTCGACCGTCGTGATGACCAAGCGCGCCGTCGTCGCCTTCCGCGACCCGCACGGCGTCAGGCCGCTGGCGATCGGCAAGCTCGGCGACCGCTACTGCGTCGCCTCGGAGAGCTGCGCCTTCGACATCATCGGCGCCGAGTTCCTGCGCGAGGTGCTGCCGGGTGAGCTCGTCGCGCTGACCGAGCGCGGAATCGAGACCCGACAGGTGGTTGCCTCCGAGCAGCCCGCGCACTGCGTCTTCGAGCACATCTACTTCTCGCGTCCCGACACGCGGCTCGAGGGCAAGGTCCTCCAGCAGGTGCGCGGGCGGATGGGTGAGATCCTCCACCGCGAGGCGCCCGTCGACGCCGATCTCGTGATCGCCGTCCCGGACTCCGGCAACGCCGCGGCCAACGGCTATGCCCGCGCGGCCGGGCTGCCCAAGGACGACGGCCTGATCAAGAACCGCTATGTCCAGCGGACCTTCATCCAGCCGGGTCAGGAGCTGCGAAAGCACGGCCTGCGGATGAAGTTCAACCCGCTGCCCGAGATCGTCGGCGACCAGCGCGTCGTGGTCGTGGACGACTCGATCGTCCGCGGCAACACGACGCGCCAGATCATCGGAATGCTGCGAAACGCCGGTGCCAAGGAGGTCCACCTGCGGATCTCCGCCCCGCCGATCCGCAACCCGTGTCACTACGGGGTCGACATGTCGACGCGCGAGGAGATGATCGCCCACGAGCGCACCGTCGAGGAGATCGCCACCGAGCTCGGCGCCGACTCGCTCGCCTACATCTCGCTCGACGGCGTCTACGAGGCCGTCGGCACGCCGCGCGAGCTCCACTGCGACGCCTGCTTCTCGGGCGAGTACCCGCTCGGCGACCCGAGCGGCGGTCACGAGGGCAAGTTCGCGCTCGAGACGATCGCGACGATCCCCGTCTCCTCCTAG